In Dasypus novemcinctus isolate mDasNov1 chromosome 8, mDasNov1.1.hap2, whole genome shotgun sequence, the genomic stretch GAGGGAAGAgatataaagttattttaattcAGGTGCATAAGCAATGGCTAGAAACATAAAGCACTTTCCAGTGTCCATTCTCCAATGCCTGGGACCCAAGGGttcttcagaaaaaaagaaaaaaagaaaagctacaaACTGTCTGAAATGATAGAATATGAAAGAGTGGGAGAAGAACTGAACTGTCAGCAGGGCCTTGGAATGGTGGCATGGAAACTACAGGAACTATCCAAACAGCAACCAAACACAGGTCTCTAAGGCACACAAACATTAAAGTGCAAAATGGGTTCTGGGTTCTGGATCAGAGATGACCACataggttcaaaccccaggccaaACACATATTGACTCTATACCAAGTTACTTAACTTCAGTTTCTTATCTATAACTGTGGATAATAAGAGGTTGCATCCAATCAACTAATGATTTacatccatctatgaaatactctcacattaacaatcaggccagtgcttgcttgattaaacaactggacaccataacctagtcaagaTGACATACGAAATTATAAACAGGAAAATGTATTTTGTTCATCCAGTCACTTgaacagtgtctggcatacaGAGGTGCTCAattattatttgttgaatgaactaatTAGTCAGTTATTATAATTCCAAGCCTTTTTAGTCACTAAATAACTTTTTCATGTCATGTTCTCCATCTAAAATACCATTCCTTATTTAGCTTTATAAATGCTCTTGACATGTGATAGAGTGGTAGTATAATGCATAATTAAAAAGCACAGATTCTGGGATCCAGACCGCCTGTAtctgaatcccagctctgtcatttACTAGCTGTATGACTTGGGACAAGTTAGTTAATTTTTCTGTGCCTTGATTTCCATGAGGTTGATAGGATGattaaatgaataagtaaaatgcTTAGAACTTTTAAGAGTGTTATATaattgttattatcattattgataCTATGTGATTCTATATAGATATTCCCTAATTCTTCTTTTGCAGAATGCTGGTGAACAACCAAACTGTTAAGACTTCCTTGCAACTAATCACATTTTGACATactaattttcctctttttttgctAAAGCACCTTTGGCTGAGCTATCAGGTGGAATGCATTTGACTGCAAGAAAGAGAATTCTGATTAACAGTAGTTTATTCAATTAGACATTTAATCGTCTCAGAAGAAAGAATTCTAGAGGTGGATGGGCCCAAGATTCATTAGTTCAGCAGCTTAACAATGTCAGGGCTGGGGATCACTATCTCTACAGCTCATTTGATTTCCTCATAATTGCTTCAAGGTCTAGACATTTTATCTTCTCACAATCACACGCAAGCAGGAAAAGTTTGTTAGaaaaagtgctttcttttttaccAGTGGTAAAATTTCCCATAATCTCTCAGTGGTTCCTCTTTATGGCCACTCCTACTTGCAAGAGAGGCTGTGAAAGAGAGAACCTGGCAAACGGGTACTGTATCCCAGGAGCTAGAGAAAGGGGCAGGCAGAGGAATGATTTTTTGAAATAAGCAATTAATTGTGTTTACTGTAGCTGATGATTAGAATCACctgaggaggaagaaggaaaaaaattcctgGGCCATATCACAGACCCAATGAATCCCAGGAATCAAATTTTAAACTTCTCAGATGATTTTTGTGATGTTAGGCTTGGAATTTCTGTAGTAAAGTACTGTGATGTTTCAGAATATGTGATACAGTCTAAAATCCTGTCAAACATCAAGACATGATCAATTGATTGACTAATTAAATGGATATATTAcactgaaacaaaacaaagccttCTCTGTATTTCTACATGCTGAGTTCAGATAAAATAGTGTTTAGATTAGAAAAGATAATtcctaaagaaatataaatgaattaaacagaACTGAAGTCCACTAGAAAAGTGCccacaaacacacatgcaaaacAACCTTCTTTAGTACTGAAAATCTAAATGCAGCTATTAGTGTATGTCACTAGGTGATGCTCTTTGTTAAATTTCTCTCCTAGTAAGGCAGTCTGAGAAATTAACACTTTCACAGATAGGAACGAACTTAAAACAGAATGCTAGGTCTAATTATAACTTAATTGGCTCTTTAAACACAAAATTTATATAGtccagaaaataaatttaaatttaaaagcaagCCACACAAATTTAAGGAAGAGAAATtttctgtaagactgtagaataTCGAGACTTCCAAGTCATGAATATGGTCATTAATTTTTGTCTCCAGTTTCTTTAATGTCTCATAAGCTTTTATATTTCTGTCATGAGTTCTTACGTATCTTTTGTTGAGTTATTCCTAGGCACATTACATTTTTTTACACAACTGAAATGTTATCcttgtctttactttttaaaaaatcttttaaatttgaaatactttccaacttacaggacagttacaaaaataatacaaaccctataTAGAGAACTACTATgtacccccaccccacacccccggtacccagatccaccaattttaacattctgCCTTATCATTCTACCTATCCATCTATCCACCTACAGCAtctattaattcattttctcAACATTTGAGTATTTGGCCAAatacatcatgttccttgaacatttaatactaCCATGTCCATTTCCTAAGGACAAGGATATTCCTTTATGTTACCATTTTAAATACAGTtatgaagttcaagaaatttaacattgatgtaaagctgGTATTctacattccaatttttttttttttaaagatttatttttatttatttaattcccctcccctctcccggttgtctgtcttctgtgtgtctttttgcggcgtcttgtttctttgtccgcttctgttgtcgtcagcggcacgggaagtgtgggcggcgccattcctcggcaggctgctccctccttcgcgttgggcggctctccttacgggtgcactccttgcgtgtggggctcccctacacgggggacacccgtgtggcacggcactccttgcgcgcatcactccttgcgcgcatcagcaccgcgcatgggccagctccacaagggtcaaggaagcccggggcttgaaccgcgggcctcccatgtggtagatggatgccctaaccactgggccaaagtccgtttccctacattccaatttttttcacatGTCCCAATGTGCCTTTGAGAAGCTTTTCTCCTCTTCTGCTAAATCCcacccaggatcatgtattgcatttcaATGTAATCGTccctttagttgctcttttttttttttcttttaaattgtgggaacataatACAGCAAACTTTTCCACCTCAACCGCTCCCAAGCATACTATTCAATgccattaatcacattcacaatattgctgtACCCTCATCAccttctattactaaaacttttccatctccccaaatagaaactttatACTTATCATGCATTAAATCTCCATTCTGCCTGCCCCGTGCCTCTAgaaacctgtactctaatttttcTTACCTGGAGGATTATCTTAACCtgtcccttatttttgaaagagttttgccagatacagaattcatggttggcaatttttaaatttcagcacTTTCAATATGTCATCCCatagccttcttgcctccatggtttcccatgagaaatcggcacttaatcttattgaggctccttgTAAGTGGTATGCTGCTTTTCTCctgcagttttcagaattctctgtatCTTTGGCATTCTAAATTGAATTATAATAGACTATGGTAtgggtctatttgaatttatcctgtttggagtttattGTGTATCCTGGCTGcctatattcaagtcttttgttaaatttgggaagttttcagcccgtttctttgaatattctctctcgcttttctctttcttctccttctgggactccaacaatgcatatattggtaccaCTGATGatatcccacaggttcctcaggctctattcatttctctttactctttctgctcctcagatggaatgatttcaattgtctatCTTCCAAGTTCTTTGATCCCATCCACTGATGGCAACTTCATCCTTTCAATGGTACAGGCCAAATACCTTGATGGCATGGTTGACCTCACTTTTTCTCTCTTACTCTGCATCCAGTTAGTTCATCAGTAAAGTCTTTGGGACCTACCTCCAAAGCATACCCACCATTTAAAATCACTTCTTGCTACCTCCACTGCTGCTTCCTTGATCCAAGTGTcacctttttaaaatctctatttCTGAGGTTACCTCCTCATTTTCATGCTTGCCTTTCTACTGTCCTTTCTTACCACAGCAGCCAGAAAGATTCCTTTAGAAGGTAAGAAATTCTTCAAATATAACTCatcaagctgacacaagaagaaatagaaaatttaagcAGTCATATCTATTTAAGAAATTGTATGTGCAATTAAAACAtcactcaaaagaaaaaaaaagttggccAGATtggcatttaataaaattatattaatccACTTGATTGTCTTCTTCTGGGTCATCTAAATCATTATCAAAATCTAAATCCCCATTACTTTCCTCTTCATTTCTTCTGTAGTTTCCTCTACATTTGGAACTTAgattattttcagtattttctgtcttttctagttctttattAAATCTAAAGATGGAAGAAAAAACACCTAATTATTTTCCAGGCTTTCATTATTTAACTGTATAGTTTGAAAAGATCTTTACCAGTATATATCCCAATTAACAGGAGCCTAATGAACTAGATATAGAGAAAAAGATCCTTGAAGACTAACTTAACTCAAGATCAACCAATAATACTGGTGTTTTCAATAAAATATCCTCAAAGAAATTAattatatctattaaagaaaaaatgtgatCTAATAAGTAATTCTTTTGTAATGAATGTGAATCTCACCAATAAaggtcattttattttcctaaatatataaagttttacTTTAATTATGATAGAAAACTTTAATAATCAAATATGCCTTTTTTACTACCATGCAGAAAAAAGCCTACATTAATGAGATATACTGCAACTTAAGACTCCAAAAGTTACTAAATATTTAGGTAAAGGAAAATTAATTTAtcaattaccaaaataaaaatttcaaataaaaaggaaaatactcACGGAATAACAATGTCTTCCTTCTTTCCACATTTAGCACAAACTTCAAGTTCATCAGCACAAGGTCTACACATAATGTGATAAGAATCCTTCACTGCTTTTTGTAAACATttaacactaaaaataaaaaaaaatcaaatattaaatttttctaaCTACCAAAGATTTATTTGATGAAAGAATTGTAGCTAAATGTATAGGTGAGAAGCCCAAAATCAAAACTCCTAGATTTCAATCTCTATTAGACACTTATCTATGTCACTTTAgattaattatataatatataaatttaattattaattatataGCATTTTTAGATAATAGCTTGTACCTGCAAAATAATAGTATTTGTGATGTCTACTTAAAGAGCTTTAAAGGggaaattaaaaacatgaaaacaagatcaatatacaaaaatcagttctatttctatatactagcagtGAACAATCTAAAGATAAAATTACAAGAATGAGTCCAtttaaatagcaacaaaaagaataaactatttaGGAATTTAACAAAGAAGtgcaagacttgtacactgaaagaCTTGTacgtttttgaaaaaaaatgaagacctaaCCAAATGGGAAGAAAACCAGTGTTCATGAACTGGAAAACAACATTCTTAAGATGACAGTACTCCCCATATTGGTCTACTGATTCAATACAATTCCTATCAAAAGTCCAGTGAGGGTGAGCAAATGTAGCTGTAGCAGTtggctcccgcctcccacatgggaagtcctaagttcagttcctggtgcttcctggaaaaaactaaactaaactaaacaaaaaaacccaacgaaccaaccaaacaaaaaaacaagcaaaacaaacaacaacaacaaaaaaaaacaaacaacgcggggaaaccaatgtggctcagaggttgaacACCGGCTtttcacatacaaggtcccagcaTCATTCCCTGGCTcccaatgccaaaaaaaaaaaaaaaggtcagctGGCTTTTATGGAGAAATTGAAAAGCTAATCCTAAAATTCATACAAAAATAAAGGATAGccaaaaagattttgaaaaagaagtaaaaagttggGGGGAATTCACACTCCCTGGTTTCAAAATTAAATGCAAAGTTTAGTAATTAAGACTGTAgtattgggaaacagatgtggttcaaccaactgggctcccgtttcctatataggagatccagggttcaatgtccagggtctcatgatgagggcaagctggcccatgcagtgagctggcccacacagagtgcccgcccacatgggaatgccgccccacACAAGAGTGCTGCCCTGCGAGGGAATGCCGCCCTGCGCGGGAAAGCTACCCTGTGTTGGATTGCAGgtcgacacagagagctggcgcagcaagatgacgcaagagacacagaggagagaaaataagaagatgcagcagaacagaaAGATGAGGCGGTGtaagagaataatcgcctctctcctgctccagaaggtccaggattggttcctggagccacctaatgaaaatacaagcaggcacagaaaaacactcagcgaatggacacagagaacaggcaatggGGGGaacggggggagaaataaaataaaaaataaatcttaaaaaaaaaaaagactgcagtAATTAACacaggatagacatatagataaaCAGAATAGAATCAAGAGTCCAGAAGCAAACCCTGACATTTTTGGCCTATTTATTTTTGACCAGTGTGTGAACTATATCTCAATGAAGCTGTTTtaagaaagggaaatggaaatgttagaaatgagaaaatacatgaTAACAGATGAAAAATGTGTTCAAACAAGCCACAGCCAAGGAAAGAATGAGCAACCTTGAAAATAGGTCGACAGAAATTActaaaacagggaaacggactttggcccagtggttagggcgtccgtctaccacatgggaggcccgcggttcaagccccgggcctccttgacccatgtggagctggcccatgcgcagtgctgatgcgcgcaaggagtgccgtgccacacaggggtgtcccccgcgtaggggagccccacgcgcaaggagtgcccccataaggagagccgcccagcgcgaaggagggagcagcctgccgaggaatggcgccgcccacacttcccgtgccgctgatgacaacagaagcggacaaagaaacaagatgcagcaaaaagacacagaaaatagacaaccgggggaggggaggggaattaaataaataaaaataaatctttaaaaaaaaaaaaaaaagaaattactaaaacaaatacaaagagaaaaaagtgaaaataaaacagagCACCCAAAGATGTGCAAGAGTATCAACATACATTGAACTAGAATCCTAGCACCCAAAGATGTGCAGGAGAATCAACACACATTGAACTGGAATCCtagaaggaggagagaaaatggagaagaaatatttaaagagacaATGACTGCAAGTTGTTTCACTTTATTGTGCTTCATAGATACTGCTTTTCTTTGTTACAAATTGAAGATTTGTGACaaccctgtgtcaagcaagtctatcagtgcatTTTTTCCTTAAGCATGAGCTTACTTCATGTCTctctatgtattattttatttaaggtatatacatttttaagaCATAATGCTACTATATTATGCTACACATAATAGACTATAGTACAGTTCAAACATAACTTTTGTATGTACTGGGacaccaaaaaattcatgtgacttgcttgattgtaatatttgctttattgaggtggtctggaactgaacccatgaTATCTTCAAGCTTATGTCTGTACCAACATTTAAAAGATCTGCATAACTCAGTGAACCAATATTTCCCAAATGACCAAAGCATAATGTTACAAAACCATGTAGGTGACA encodes the following:
- the C8H9orf85 gene encoding LOW QUALITY PROTEIN: uncharacterized protein C9orf85 homolog (The sequence of the model RefSeq protein was modified relative to this genomic sequence to represent the inferred CDS: inserted 1 base in 1 codon) → MSSQKGNVVRSRPQKHQNTFSFKNDKXDKSVQTKKINAKLHDGVCQHCKEVLEWRVKYSKYKPLSKPKKCVKCLQKAVKDSYHIMCRPCADELEVCAKCGKKEDIVIPFNKELEKTENTENNLSSKCRGNYRRNEEESNGDLDFDNDLDDPEEDNQVD